From Triticum aestivum cultivar Chinese Spring chromosome 4A, IWGSC CS RefSeq v2.1, whole genome shotgun sequence, a single genomic window includes:
- the LOC101290626 gene encoding inorganic phosphate transporter 1-11 → MAENGAGGGGGGQNLAVLDALDSARTQMYHMKAIVIAGMGFFTDAYDLFCITTVSKLLGRLYYPDSNADIGKPGTMPVRINNMVTGVALVGTLMGQLVFGYFGDKLGRKRVYGITLVLMAVCAIGSGLSFGSSASAVIGTLCFFRFWLGFGIGGDYPLSATIMSEYANKKTRGAFIAAVFAMQGVGIIFAGLVSMIVSAIFLHYNPAPAWDAHHGLTVDGQMDQWPGADYMWRVVLMLGAFPAVATFYWRMKMPETARYTALIEGNAKQATNDMQKVLEIRIDEEQEKLSKFRAANEYSLLSMEFARRHGLHLIGTTTTWFLLDIAFYSQNLTQKDIFPAINLTGTPGSMNALKEVFVISRAMFLIALFGTFPGYWVTVALIDKMGRYLIQLLGFFMMSLFMLVMGIKYEYLKDKGHALFAILYALTFFFANFGPNSTTFVLPAELFPTRVRSTCHAISAASGKAGAIVAAFGVQTLTLKGDPKHMKQALILLSVTNMFGFFFTFLVPETMGRSLEEISGEDGNVAGAAAGHVDKDVEKAPPSSTEWQPPSSMN, encoded by the exons ATGGCGGAGAatggggcgggcggcggcggaggggggcAGAACCTCGCGGTGCTGGACGCGCTCGACTCGGCGCGCACCCAGATGTACCACATGAAGGCCATCGTCATCGCCGGCATGGGCTTCTTCACCGACGCCTACGACCTCTTCTGCATCACCACCGTCTCCAAGCTGCTCGGCCGCCTCTACTACCCGGACAGCAACGCCGACATCGGCAAACCCGGCACCATGCCCGTGCGCATCAACAACATGGTCACGGGGGTCGCGCTCGTCGGCACACTCATGGGCCAGCTCGTCTTCGGCTACTTCGGGGACAAGCTCGGCCGCAAGCGCGTCTACGGGATCACGCTCGTCCTCATGGCCGTGTGCGCCATCGGCTCCGGCCTCTCCTTCGGGAGCTCTGCCAGCGCCGTCATCGGCACGCTCTGCTTCTTCCGCTTCTGGCTCGGCTTCGGCATCGGCGGGGACTACCCGCTGTCCGCCACAATCATGTCCGAGTACGCCAACAAGAAGACccgcggcgccttcatcgccgccGTCTTCGCCATGCAGGGCGTCGGCATCATCTTCGCGGGCCTCGTGTCCATGATCGTCTCCGCCATTTTCCTCCACTACAACCCTGCACCGGCGTGGGATGCGCACCATGGCCTGACGGTTGATGGTCAAATGGATCAGTGGCCCGGGGCGGACTACATGTGGCGCGTCGTGCTCATGCTCGGGGCGTTCCCCGCGGTGGCCACCTTCTACTGGCGGATGAAGATGCCCGAGACCGCCAGGTACACCGCTCTCATCGAGGGTAACGCCAAGCAGGCTACCAACGACATGCAGAAAGTGCTGGAGATCCGCATCGACGAGGAGCAGGAGAAGCTCTCCAAGTTTAGGGCGGCCAACGAATACTCTCTGCTGTCCATGGAGTTTGCGCGGCGTCACGGCTTGCACCTCATCGGCACCACCACCACGTGGTTCCTCCTCGACATCGCCTTCTACAGCCAGAACCTGACACAAAAGGACATCTTCCCAGCCATCAACCTCACCGGCACCCCGGGCTCCATGAACGCGCTCAAAGAGGTGTTCGTGATATCACGAGCCATGTTCCTCATCGCCCTCTTCGGCACTTTCCCCGGTTACTGGGTCACCGTGGCACTCATCGACAAGATGGGAag GTACTTGATCCAGCTCCTTGGTTTCTTCATGATGTCCCTGttcatgctagtgatgggcatcaAATACGAATACCTCAAGGACAAGGGCCACGCCCTGTTCGCCATCCTCTACGCGCTCACATTCTTCTTCGCAAACTTCGGCCCCAACAGCACCACCTTCGTGCTGCCGGCCGAGCTATTCCCCACGCGTGTCCGCTCTACATGCCACGCCATCAGCGCCGCGTCAGGCAAGGCAGGTGCCATCGTTGCCGCCTTCGGGGTGCAGACCCTCACCCTCAAGGGCGACCCCAAGCACATGAAGCAGGCGCTCATCCTTCTCTCTGTCACCAACATGTTCGGCTTCTTCTTCACCTTCCTCGTCCCTGAGACGATGGGCCGATCGCTCGAAGAGATCTCCGGCGAGGACGGCAACGTTGCCGGCGCCGCCGCTGGGCATGTGGACAAGGACGTCGAAAAGGCCCCTCCTTCAAGCACCGAATGGCAGCCACCATCGTCCATGAATTAA